The Nitrosospira multiformis ATCC 25196 region ACACTGGGGAACTCCACGTTTTAAGACATAAGGAAGTCTAGGGATTCCTTATGATGAATTGAAGAGAAGGACAGGGATCAGGGGGAAGAAAAACGATTCCGAGTTTCTTCCCCGTGTGACGAATTGGTCCTCTGCTACTTGCCTGCTACAACGCGGACCATCTCCAGAATCTTGCTGGAATAACCCCACTCGTTGTCGTACCAGGAAACCACTTTTACAAAATTCCCGTCCAGGGCCATTCCTGCTTCCGCATCGAAAATCGAGGTTGCGCTTTCGCCCCTAAAATCGGTGGAAACAACCTTCTGGTCCGTATAGGCCAGCACACCTTTCATCGATCCCTCGGATGCCTTCTTCATGGCATTGCAGATTTCTTCGTAGCTGGCTTCCTTTTCCAGCTCAACCGTAAGATCCACCACCGAGACATCGGAGGTCGGTACGCGGAAAGCCATACCGGTAAGCTTCGTATTGAGTTCGGGGATAACCTTGCCAACGGCTTTTGCCGCGCCGGTGGAGGAGGGAATGATGTTTTCCAGAATACCCCGGCCACCGCGCCAATCCTTGTTGGAAGGACCATCCACGGTCTTCTGGGTTGCGGTAGCAGCGTGAACTGTCGTCATCAGGCCGCGTTTGACGCCAAAGGTGTCGTTCAATACCTTTGCAACGGGAGCCAGGCAGTTCGTGGTGCATGAGGCATTGGAAATGATCGCCTGACCGTCATACGAGTCATTATTCACTCCATATACGAACATGGGCGTATCGTCTTTCGACGGCGCAGACATGATGACTTTCTTTGCGCCTGCGGCAATATGTTTCTGGCAGCTTTCCTTGGTGAGGAAAAGCCCGGTCGACTCAACCACGACTTCAGCGCCGACCTCTCCCCATTTCAGTTCAGCCGGGTCTTTAATCGCTGTCAGCCGTATTCTTTTGCCATTGACAATGAGCGTACTGTCTTCGATCGAAACATCCCCCTTGAAGCGGCCATGCACGGAATCATGCTGCAGCATATAGGCGAGGTAGTCGGGTTCAAGCAGATCATTGATGGCAACGACTTCAATATCCGGAAAATTCTGTACCGCCGCGCGGAAAACCATTCGCCCGATCCGGCCAAATCCATTGATACCGACCTTGATTGTCATGTTTTACACTCCTTGGATAAAAAAAGAACCTCGGACGCGGAGAAAATTTTCTCCGCGTTTCGGCTGGCAATTGGTCAGAATTAAATGACGCTGTTTACCGCCTTTATCACATTCTCTACGGTGATGCCGAAGTGCTTGAACAGCTCTCCAGCCGGCGCGGACTCGCCGAAGGTATCGATACCGACCACTGCTCCCTCCAGGCCTACATACTTGCGCCAGTAATCCGTCACGCCTGCTTCCACCGCCACGCGCCCTATACCCTTGGGGAGCACGCTGCTTTTATAATCGACATCCTGGCGATCGAATACGTTCGTGCAGGGCATCGAAACGACGCGCACATGAATTCCCGTTTCGGCCAGCGCTTTTTGCGCCATCATCGCCAGGCCGACTTCCGAACCTGTGGCAATGATGACTGCCCGCGGTTGATTGTCGGAGGCTTCCGACAGGATATAGCCGCCCTTATCGATCAGCTTGATCGTATTCCCTTCGCGTTTCTGAAAGGGAAGGTTCTGGCGGCTGAAAATCAGTGTGGAGGGGCCATCCTTGCGCTCGATTGCCCGTGCCCAGGCGACGGTCGACTCGACCGTATCGCACGGACGCCACACATCCATGTTGGGGATGTAGCGCAATGTGGCGGTCTGTTCCACCGGCTGGTGGGTAGGACCATCTTCGCCCAAACCGATGGAATCATGGGTGAATACGAACAGGCAGCGTATTTTCATCAGGGCGGCCATGCGAAGCGCATTCCGCGCATATTCTGAGAACATGAGGAAAGTGGCGCCGTAAGGAATGATTCCGCCATGCAGCGCCAGCCCGTTCATGATGGCGCTCATGCCGAATTCGCGCACGCCGTAATATACGTAGTTGCCGCCATCCTGCCGGGCGATGCCTTTTGAACCCGACCAGAGGGTAAGGTTCGATCCGGCCAGATCTGCCGAGCCGCCGACCAGTTCCGGCAACTTGGGTGCCAGTCCTTCAATCGCATTCTGCGATGCCTTGCGGCTTGCAATGGTTTCTTCCTTTGCATGAACACGTGCAACCAGGCCATCCACGTGCTCCTGCCACCCCTCCGGCAGTTCACCTGCCATCCGCCGACTGAATTCGGCCGCTTCAGTCGGATATTTCGCAGCGTACTCTGCGAACTTGCGATTCCAGCCGTCTTCCAGCTTTTGTCCTTTTGCGCGCGCATCCCAGTTCTGGTAGACATCCTCGGGGATCTCGAATGGCAGGTGATTCCACCCGATATGCGGGCGCGCAGCGGCTATTTCCAAGTCCCCCAGCGCCGCGCCGTGCACCTCGTGAGTATTTGCCTTGTTGGGCGAGCCCATTCCGATCACGGTCTTGCAGCAGATCATGGAAGGTTTGTCCACGGCCTGCTTGGCAGCTTCGATGGCGGCCTCTATCGCTACCGGATCATGTCCGTTGACATTCGGCACAACATGCCAACCATAGGCTTCGAAGCGTTTGGGCGTGTCGTCTGTGAACCATCCCTCCACATGCCCATCGATGGAAATGCCGTTGTCGTCATAAAAACAGATCAGCTTGCCCAGCCCCAATGTGCCTGCAAGCGAGCAGGCCTCATGGGAAATACCCTCCATCAGGCAGCCATCGCCCAGGAATACATAGGTATGGTGATTGACGATATCGAAGCCGGGACGGTTGAATTCCGAGGCAAGTATTTTCTCTGCCAGAGCCATTCCCACAGCATTGGTGATCCCCTGGCCCAGCGGACCTGTGGTCGTCTCGACGCCGGGTGTATAACCATATTCCGGATGGCCGGGAGTCTTGGAATGAAGCTGACGGAAACGCTTGATTTCCTCCATCGGCAAATCGTAGCCCGTGAGGTGCAGCAGGGCGTAAATGAGCATGGATCCGTGCCCATTGGACAAAACGAAGCGGTCACGGTCGGCCCACTTCGGATTTGCCGGATTATGGCGTAGGTGATGTATCCACAATACCTCAGCGATCTCAGCCATGCCCATAGGCATTCCCGGATGGCCCGAGTTGGCTTTTTGCACGGCATCCATCGCCAGTGCACGGATGGCGCTGGTCAGGTTCTTGAATACCGGCGCTTCAAAATCTCGAAATGTTCCCATGAACATGAACTCCCTAGCTCAACAATTTATACGCACACAAAAACACCGCTCAAATAGCGGTGCGGGTCGGCAAAACCATTATTATCTCTTAAGATAGGATGCCAGACAATATGACAACTCCGATTGTAGAGAATGAATCTCAATTCCCGCGCAGCCTGATGCCGAGCAGTTTGAGCTTGCGGTACAGATGGGTGCGCTCCAGGCCGGCACGTTCCGCCACTCGGGTCATATTGCCGTTTTCCTGTTCGATAAGCTGTTCAAAATACGTTTTTTCGAACATGTCCCGCGCTTCACGCAACGGTATGTCGAGCGGGATACCCGCCACTGCCTGTGAAGGCGAGGAAGGGACCAGTATCTGTTTTACGTCTTCTGCCGATATTTCATCGCTGGTGCAACTCAGCGCAAGGGTATGCACTGCGCCCGTCAATTGTGCGAGATTTCCGGGCCAGTCGTGATTTCGCAGGCAGTTGAGGGCAGCGGTGCTGAACTGTCGCAACGGAACGTCTCCTGATTCGATGTAACGCGAGAGTATCTGGGTCGCGAGTTCGGGAATGTCTTCCCGATGCTCCCTTAGTGCGGGCACGTTGATGCAAAGTCCGCTCAGCATCTCATACAGCTTGGGGTCGTAGACCCCTTGAGCTGCCAGGCTGGCAAGCGGCGTGGAGGTCACGCATACGAGCCGGACACTGTATCTTTCCAGCTTGCCCAGCAGCAGCAACAGTCCTTTTTGCGCCAGTTTGTTGAGCTCGTCGATTTCCTTGAGAAAAAGCAATCCTCCTTTTGCTTGTTCAAGTAACTCAAACGGAGCATTCGACAGGGTGGCGAGAGTATCGGGTTCTACCCAAGGTGTATTTGGCTCGTGCAGAAAGCGGGCGCACAGATCCACGCCCGTTCCCGGTTCACTTATGAGGAGCACCGGTGCCGTGAGGCTGGCAACCTGTTCCAGCCGTCTTTTCAGGTCTGTAATCAGCGCCCCTCGTCCCAGGCTTGCCAGGGGAAGTGTCATGCGCGGCTTGGCCTGCCCGCTGCGCAACGCCCGGCCGACTGTGCTCAGCAGTTTTTGCAGCGGTACCGGTTTCTCGAGATAGGCCGCTGCCCCCATGCGCGTGGCTTCTACCGCTGTGTCGATTGTGCCGTGGCCCGACATCATCACCACCGGCATGGTGAGAAGTCCGCTGCTGACCCATTCTTTCAGCAGAGTGATGCCGTCGGTATCCGGCATCCAGATATCCAGCAATACCAGATCGGGGCGAGCCTGTTTCCGCCATGCGCGCGCCTGTGCGGCATTTTCTGCCAGGGCGACGCGATAACCCTCATCCCGGAGGATTTCGGACAAAAGCTCACGGATGCCGATTTCATCGTCAACGATCAGTATCGTATTGTTGCTCATAATTCCAGGAATAGATTTGCTTGCCACGGAAATGAAATTGAACGTCAAGCTTACCTCTTATTCTTTTGACTGCAGTTCACAGGAAAGTGAAAGCGCTGGCTCTCCCGCGATCGGTCGGAACCATCCATCTTTGAGAGAAACCACGAGTTTGTCCGGGGAGAGGGGGAGTACGATTGAAATACGCGCGCCGTGCGGTCGCCTATTTTCAATCTGTATCGTTCCCCTGTGTTCTTCGATTATCTTTTTTACAATGGGAAGACCCAGTCCGGTCCCTTTCGGTTTTGTTGTCACATAGGGTTCAAATACCCGTGCTCTCACCTGTTCAGGAAACCCCCCGCCGTTATCGCTGACGGTGAAACGTATGCCTGAGGGCAGCGTTTCCGTTTTTATCATGATTGCGGGCTGAGGCAAACCCGCCAGCGCATCCTGCGCATTCTGCAGGAGATTGTGGATCACCTGGCGCAGTCGCGCGGAGTCACCTTTCATCATCGGCAGGTCGGGCACCAGAACCAGATCGATGTGTGGTTGCCGATTATCCGGCGCTGCTGTGGCTGGACTTTCATATAAGGCCAGTACTTCCCGTACCAGTGCATTGAAATCCAGCAGGTGAAATTCGGGTTCAGGCGCACGCGCGTATTCGCTGAATTCATTGACCATTCTTTTGAGCGCTTCCACCTGATTGACGATCGTTTCGGTGGAACGATGCAGAATTTGCGCGTCATTGTCATTCAGCTTCGCGGCAAGCTTGTGTTGTATGCGTTCAGCGGACAGTTGTATCGGCGTCAGAGGATTCTTTATTTCATGCGCCAGACGGCGCGCCACTTCTCCCCAGGCTGCAGCGCGCTGAGTCTCCAGCAGATGGGTGATATCGTCGAACACGACGACGCCTCCCCCGCCCGGCACATGCGCCAGCCATGTTCCCCGTAGCAGCAGGACCTGACGCGTGCCCTCCCTCGTTCGCTCTACCTGGCGCTGCCACTCGCCCTTTGTTTCCGAATGAAATCCTTCCAGAATTCCATATGCGAAGGCATGCAACTCGGATTCACGCATCGCGCATTCCTCGATCGTCAGCCCTTCCAGACCGGGCAGCGGGACGTTCAGGATTTGCTCCGCGCTTAGATTGGCTGTGCGCAAGTGCAGGCTTTCATCGAATACCAGGACGCCCGAGGAAAGATTGGCCAGGATGTTTTCCAGATAAGCCCGCGCGCTTTCCACTTCCTGTTGATTGTGCTGGGCAGTTATCCGCGCTTCCTCCAACTGTTGGGTCATGAGATTGAATGATTCGGTCAGTACGCCCAGTTCGTCGCGGCTCCGTACCGGATGGCGCCTGCTGAAGTCGCCCTGCGCAACCGCTCGCGTGCCCTCCGCCAGCATTCCCAGAGGTGCGCTGAGCCGTTCGCTGATCAGGAATGCAGCGGCCAGGGCAGAGAAAAGCGCAAGCAGCAGCGCGAGCGTCAGGGTCACCCCGTAGAGGTGTTTGAGACCTTCGCGTGACAGCAGCAATTCCTGGTAGTCCCGATAGGCTGCCTGTACTATTTCCGCGTCTTCCGCCAGTTGTGTCGGCACGGGCTGCGTCAACTGCAGAATCCGCGTATTGTTTCTTACGCCGGGAACATCGATAGGCGACCATACCTTCAGGTACAAACCTTCGCCGGCAATCGACTCGATCGTGCTGTATCCGTTCTCCGTCCTGATCTGATGCAGTGAAGTTGTACTAAGTGCGTCAGGGACGGTTTCACTCGTGTCCGCACGTGCAAATGCAACGACGTTACCTTCGTGATCGAACAGGACTGCTTCCTGCGCCTGCATTTGATGGACGAGTTGGTTTAATACCGGTGGCAATGGTCCCGCCTGCTCGGATAATGCAAGTGCGGCGAGATCGGCTTCCCTGTGCAGATCTTCCAGCCGGCTGTCGAGAATGGTGCGCCCCAGTTCCAGCCCGCCTTCCAGAGCGCGGTCCACTTTTACGTCGAACCACGATTCGATGCTTTTTCCCAGAAACTGGACCGATATGCTATAGACCAGGACGCCCGGGAGCACCGCCATCAGCGAGAAGATCAGCAACAGGCGCAGCGCCAGTCTGGAACCGAATACGCCCGCCTGAAGCCTGCGCCTGAGCCTCCATAGCAGGTATCCGACGATTGCCATGAGGAACAGCACCAAACCGGCGTTGAGCCTGATCAGCAGTCTGTATTTGCGGTCGAAGAGTCCGGTATCGGCGCCAGCGCTCGCGAGCAGGAGCAGCATGATCGCCCCCAGCGCCACGCCGGCGATGATGAGGTATTTCATCATTTGCTGTTGTCCTGCAGCTTCTGGGAGGGTAAGCGGGTATTCCACCGCAAAGTACCGGAACCGAGATCCCATTCCCGGGAGCCGAGCGTTTCCACCTGGAACGGCTTGGGCAGCGCCGCTATATCGAGACGCGTGCGCAATTCCACGGTATATTCCGCGTTCGGGATCAATTCTTCACTCGCGTTGATCGGCCGGTCCCGCACGCGGCTTAACGCCTGCAATGCATCGCTGAGCGAACCGAAGTTCTGTGACAATGCCCCCCGCGTCAGGCGATACTGACGAGTGAGGGCGTAGTAGCTCAATCCTTCGCGCACCCGGCTATAGCCTACTCTTTCATCGAACCAGTACCAGCGTGAATTGACCAGGCTGAGTTCGGTGACAAAATAAAGCACAATACCCTTCTCCAGGGCATGCTCCAGTTTGTGATTGAGAGTGATCTGGAAATCGGCGTCAAACTCGTAGGCGCCTTCCACGGGTTTGATTCTGACCGACTTGATCTCTATGCTTGCTTCCCCATGTGCGCTGGATGCCTGTCCTATGAGCGCAAGCAGCAGCGCTGCCACAGTCATGCGCAGGAGACGGGGCAGGAAATCAGAGCTTTTCAAGCAATGCATAAAAAAAACCGTCGTGATGGAGGTCCGGCAACAACTGGCCCTCCACGATTTCCGGCACGGAAAAGGGCAGTAGACGAGCATCCGGATGATGATTCAGGAAGCTTTCCACCTGAAGACCGTTTTCCTCTGCGAATATGGAACAAGTGACATAGAGCAATTTACCGCCTTTGACCAGGGTTTGCCAAAGGGCATCGAGGGTTTTACGTTGTATCTCGGCAAACTGCGCCAGGTCGCTTTCGCGTCGCAGCCATTTGATGTCGGGGTGACGGCGCACCACCCCGGACGCAGAGCAGGGGGCATCAGCCAGGATACGATCGAATGGCCTTCCATCCCACCACTCCCCCGGGTGCGTGGCGTCGCCGTGAATGATGCGATAAGGCTTGAGGCCGAGACGAGTGAAATTCTGCTTTAGCCGTTCTAACCGCTCGCCATCATTGTCAACCGCGGTCAGTTCCAGATCGGTCAATTCAAGCAGATGCGCGCTTTTCCCGCCCGGGGCAGCGCAGGCGTCCAGCACCCGCATTCCGCTCTGGGGACAGAGTAGCGGCGCTGCCATTTGAGCGGCCACATCCTGAACTGATACCAGTCCTTGACCGAAGCCCGGCAGTTTTTCCACCGGGACCGGGTGAAATAATTCAAGCGCCTCTTCTGTCCACTCGTTTTCCGGTCGCCGGGCATTCAGTCCGGCATTGTGCAGCAGCTTCTGATATGCTTCAACGTTTGTCCTCCGCTGATTGACTCTGAGCGCCATAGGTGGTCGTATATTGGCTGTCTCCAGTACAGCCTGATAGCGGGAGGGATATTGCGCACGGAGTTTGTCGATCCACCATTGTGGATGGGAATACCTTCCTACTTCGGTTGCCGCCGTTTTTTCAAGCAGGGCGGGACGTTTGCGCAAGAAGTTGCGCAATATCGCATTGACCAGTCCGCCTATACTTTTCGCATGGCGGGGATCCAGCATGTTCCTGCTATTCCTGCCATCGATCGAGGGGCTGCAAGAAGCGGATACTGCACTGTCCACCACGACGTGCGGCGCCGTTTTGCTGTATTGAAGCTGATACAGTCCCACCAGTAGCAGGTAGCGCAAACTCTGGTCCTTCAGGGGTTTGTTCAGCAATAAGCCAAGCAATATGTCCAGTTGACCATAAAAGCGCAGTACGCCATAGCTTAAATCCTGAATCGCACCGCGCTGCTGGTCGGAGAGGCCGCTGTGGCTGCGCCAGGTTTCCTGCAAAACCGTTGTCAGACTTGCGCCACTCACCACTCTTTCAACAGTGGTGGCGGCGAGACGCTGCGTCCTGATCATTCCCCGCTTTCAAAACGATCGTGCGGGTGCAGAGAATGCCCCAGGAGGAATTCAGCGGATCTTAATTTTTTACCTCCGGATTTTTGCACGATCTTCAATATCAAGGCATGCTTGCCGCATGCAACGACAATTCCGTCCGGTCTTATTGCAACGATTTCCCCCGGTTTTTCATCTGTCTCTGCGATATCTACGCTGGTCTGCCACACTTTCATGGAAATTCCATTCACGGTGGAATGCATGCCGGGACGAGGATTAAAGGCCCTCACTGCGCGATCGATATTTTCTGCATCCATCCGCCAGTCAATTTCGGCTTCCGTCTTTTCCAGTTTGGAGGCGTACGTGGCCGCCAGATCATTCTGGGGAGTGGCGATAATTTTTCCTTGCTGCAACAAAGCCAGCGCTTCTACGATACAGGCTGCTCCCAATTGTCCAAGCTTTTCATGCAATGTTCCGGCAGTGTCATCCTTTGCGATTGTAATACTTCGTACCAGCAGAATGGGGCCGGTATCGAGACCGCGATCCATTTGCATGATCGTAATTCCTGTTTCCCGATCTCCCGCTAGAATCGCCCGTTCGATTGGAGCCGCTCCGCGCCACCGGGGCAGTAATGAGGCATGAATGTTCACGCAGCCGAGTTTTGGGATATTCAGAACAGAGAAAGGCAGAATCAATCCATACGCAGCGACAACCATGATATCTGCCCTGACGGCCTCGAGTTGCATGTGTAACTCGGGTTGCCTGAGGGAGGGGGGCTGCAGTAGACCAAATCCCCGCTTTTGTGCAAGTAACTTTACTGCGCTGGAAGCATTTTTCATGCCTCTTCCGGCAGGTCGATCCGGCTGGGTCAGCACCAATGCAATTTCGTGGCCAGCATCTGCCAGGGCTTCAAGCGCGGCGGCGGCGAAAGGAGGCGTTCCGGCAAAAATGATTCTCATGGGGATGGGCAGGGGTAGGCGCGTGACGGCAAGAAAGGATGGTCAGTATCCGCATCCCGTTCCCGGAGCACCGGTCACCAAATTCTCCGGATAATCTCCCCTTGCGGTTGCATCGGTTTGCTGTGGAAACAGGGAATGCGCCGTGGAATGGACCAAGAGCGTGCAAGAGACGGATAATAAAGATATAAATTTTTACATGGTCTGCTACATTACCTTTCGGCGCTGCTTCCGGAATTTTGCCTGAATCCTCGATTGCTTCATCCGCGACCAATACTCCACAAATACTCTTCCCAGCAGGTGATCCATTTCATGCTGGATACACACCGCCAGAAGCCCGTCCGCATCCAGCGTGAAGCGCTCGCCGTCCTTGTTCAGGGCTTCGACGGTAATCTGCGCAGCGCGCGGCACCTTGCCAAATATGCCAGGTACGGACAGGCAGCCTTCCTCATAGTCCGATTCCCCCTCGTGCGTGGTGATTTCCGGATTAATCAGCACAAGCAGCTGATCATGGGTATTGGAAACATCGATTACGATAACACGCTTGTGCACGTCCACCTGCGTCGCGGCCAACCCGACTCCCGGCGCGGCATACATGGTTTCCGCCATATCCTGCACCAGGACGCGTATTTCATCGGTGACTTCGGGAACCGGAGCCGCAATGGTGTGTAACCGTTCGTCAGGATATTGCAATATTTTCAATAGCGCCATAAAAAGGCTTGAACATAAAAGAAACTGAATGCAAAATTCAAGGCGACGCCTGATAGCGATAGTCCGTCGCACCTTCGCAGGATTCCTGCGGATATATTATATCCTGATTTACCTGCAACCTTCTTTTCTCCGACTTTCAATCACTGCTAAGTTCCTATATTTCATCAGATTGTCTTGCCATGACGGTAACCGGGGATTTGGGCTCCAGGTTTATCACCGTGAGTTCCGCAACGGTGAAGGGATGAAGTCCGCCGGATGCGGTTACGGGATGAAAAGACCATGTCATCAATACCTGTCCAGGTAATTTCGCAGCGGAATATCGAACCCGATATCGCATCCTGGCTCGCCCTGGACTTGATCGATGGCCTGGGTGACGAGTCGATGAGGTGTTTGCTTGCGACTTTTGGCAGCCCCGCTGCAATTCTTTCGGCCAGCATGACTTCATTGGAGCGCGTGGTTAAAAGGAAGGTGGCGGACAACATTATCGGGGGAGCTGACCCGCAAAAGCTGAATGCTTCGCTCAAATGGCTGGAAGACCCGCAGAATTCCGTCATCACCCTGGCAGATCCGGATTATCCCGCACTGTTACTCCATATCCCCGATCCCCCGCCGCTTCTCTATGTCAAAGGAAAGCGCGCTCTGCTGAACGCGCCAATGCTTGCCATTGTCGGCAGCCGGAATGCTACGCCCCAAGGTCTTTCCAATGCAGAAGCCTTTGCCGAGGCGGCGAGCAATGCAGGATTTTCCATCGCCAGCGGCATGGCTCTTGGCATTGACGCCGCAGCGCATCGTGGAGGACTGCGAGGAAGGGCCAGCAGTATTGCCGTGGTGGGTACCGGACTGGATCTCGTTTATCCCGCAAGCCATCGCAAGCTGGCGCATGAGTTGGCGGAAAGGGGCGCGCTTGTCTCCGAGTTTCCGTTGGGCACGCCTCCCATCGGCAGCAACTTTCCGCGTCGCAATCGCATCATCAGTGGCCTGAGCAGGGGATGCCTTGTGGTCGAGGCCGCATTGCAGAGCGGTTCTCTTATCACGGCGCGGCAGGCGTTGGAGCAGGGACGGGAAGTATTCGCCATTCCGGGCTCCATCCACTCGCCCTTGTCCAGGGGATGCCATGCACTCATCAAGCAGGGTGCCAAGCTGGTGGAAAGCGCAGGAGATATTCTGGAGGAATTCGGTTGCCCATCTGGCATCCCCATCCTCGTTCCGGAAGGGGGTGAGGCTGCAAGAGAAGAATTTTTGCTGTTGAAACACCTCAGCCATGACATCATCGATGTCGATACCCTCTGCCTGCGTAGTGGCTTGACGGTAGAAACGGTATCGGCCATGCTGTTGACGCTTGAACTGGATGGCATAATCGCCAGTCTTCCCGGCGGGCGTTACCAGCGGCTCCGATAGGTGGCGGTGTCCGAGGTATGTACGGCTTTCGTATGATCACCCCATCCGGAGGGGGTAAGAGGGGATAACGTGGGACCGGAAGAGATTGCAGGAGTTGCAGCGACCGGTACGGACGACAGGATTCCGCGGGGAGAAGCATGCTGGTTTTCTGCTGAGCTTGCCTGCCTTCGGGGTCCTATCATGATGATGTTTTTGGTTGCAGGTCGCTGGCAGTGCTATCTATTTTTGCTTGCCCCCTGTTATGCTGATAAATCACACGGGGTGGTGGGACATTTACAGGAATTTCATGGGTAAAACCTTAATCATTGCCGAGAAGCCTTCTGTTGCCGCAGACATTGCGCGTGCCTTAGGGGGATTCACGAAACATACCGACTACTTCGAGAACGATGAATATGTCGTGTCGTCCGCCGTAGGGCATTTGCTTGAGCTCGCGGTCCCTCCGGAACACGAAGTCAAGCGAGGGAAATGGAGTTTTACGAATCTGCCCGTCATTCCACCGCATTTTGACCTCAATCCCATCGAGAAAACCGAATCGCGGCTGAAGCTTTTGACCAGACTCATCAAACGGAAGGATGTGGACGCGCTGATCAATGCTTGCGATGCAGGCCGGGAAGGGGAACTGATTTTTCGCTACATCACTCGCCATGTCGGAACCAAAAAGCCGGTTAAACGGCTATGGCTGCAATCGATGACGCCCGCTTCCATCCGGGAGGGTTTCAATAAGTTGCTGGATGATGAGGACGTGTGGCCATTGGCGGAAGCAGCGGTAAGCCGTTCAGAAGCTGACTGGCTGGTGGGCATAAACGGCACACGCGCCATGACCGCATTCAATTCACAGGAAGGCGGCTTCCATAAAACCACAGTGGGACGTGTACAAACTCCTACATTGGCGATTCTGATCGAGCGCGAAGACATCATCAAGAAATTTGTCCCTCGCAGCTACTGGGAAGTGCATGCAACGTTTTCCGCCCGCGAAGGAAGCTATAAGGGTCGCTGGTTCGACGAGTCGTTCACGAAAGCCAGGAAAGACAATGAGCAAAAAGCAGAGCGGTTATGGGACCATGCGACTGCGGAAGCTATTCGTGTCAAGTGCCTCGGTAAATCTGGGGTCGTCACCGAAGAAAGCAAGCCTGCTACCGAAACCTGCCCTTTGCTCTATGACCTTACCAGTTTGCAGCGCGATGCGAACGGCCGTTTCGGCTTTTCCGCCAAGACTACCCTCTCCCTGGCGCAGGCATTATATGAAAAGCATAAGGTATTGACTTATCCGCGCACGGACTCGCGGGCTCTGCCGGAAGATTATATTGCCACCGTCAAGGAAACCCTGGGTTCTCTCCAAAACTCTGGATACGGAGCATTTGCTGCGCAGATTCTCGGAGCAGGCTGGGTTAAGCCCAATAAACGTATATTCAACAATGCAAAAATCTCCGACCACTTTGCGATCATCCCTACGACCATTGAAGCCAGGGGGTTGAACGAGGTGGAGTCAAAACTGTACGATCTTGTTGTCAAGCGTTTCCTCGCGATATTCTACCCGGCGGCTGAATTTCTCGTTACCACCCGTATCACGCGGGTGGAGAACGAGCCTTTCAA contains the following coding sequences:
- a CDS encoding DNA topoisomerase III; translation: MGKTLIIAEKPSVAADIARALGGFTKHTDYFENDEYVVSSAVGHLLELAVPPEHEVKRGKWSFTNLPVIPPHFDLNPIEKTESRLKLLTRLIKRKDVDALINACDAGREGELIFRYITRHVGTKKPVKRLWLQSMTPASIREGFNKLLDDEDVWPLAEAAVSRSEADWLVGINGTRAMTAFNSQEGGFHKTTVGRVQTPTLAILIEREDIIKKFVPRSYWEVHATFSAREGSYKGRWFDESFTKARKDNEQKAERLWDHATAEAIRVKCLGKSGVVTEESKPATETCPLLYDLTSLQRDANGRFGFSAKTTLSLAQALYEKHKVLTYPRTDSRALPEDYIATVKETLGSLQNSGYGAFAAQILGAGWVKPNKRIFNNAKISDHFAIIPTTIEARGLNEVESKLYDLVVKRFLAIFYPAAEFLVTTRITRVENEPFKTEGKVLINPGWQAVYGKEAQPSGTEDNSTLVKLEPDEPVTAEEIEVASHQTRPPPRFNEATLLSAMEGAGKWVEDEELREAMSAKGLGTPATRAAIIEGLVSENYIQRVGRELHPTAKAFSLITLLRGLKVPELTSPELTGDWEYKLRQIEQGKLERNKFMAEIAEMTSHIVQQAKSHRGETISGDFSTLKSPCPKCGGVIQETYKKFQCQKCDFALWKILAGRQFETAEMEQLITRREVGPLQGFRSKMGRLFNANIKLTDELEMKFDFGADGEQDTEEVDFSGQEPLGKCPRCSGRVFDHGMSYLCEKSLGSAHTCSFKIGKIILSRPLEREQVMKLLQTGKTDLLTKFISKKGRPFSAYLVAGKDGKIGFEFEVKEAKVKTPAETEETKVAKPRAAPMKKTLSAKTR
- the rsmB gene encoding 16S rRNA (cytosine(967)-C(5))-methyltransferase RsmB; this translates as MIRTQRLAATTVERVVSGASLTTVLQETWRSHSGLSDQQRGAIQDLSYGVLRFYGQLDILLGLLLNKPLKDQSLRYLLLVGLYQLQYSKTAPHVVVDSAVSASCSPSIDGRNSRNMLDPRHAKSIGGLVNAILRNFLRKRPALLEKTAATEVGRYSHPQWWIDKLRAQYPSRYQAVLETANIRPPMALRVNQRRTNVEAYQKLLHNAGLNARRPENEWTEEALELFHPVPVEKLPGFGQGLVSVQDVAAQMAAPLLCPQSGMRVLDACAAPGGKSAHLLELTDLELTAVDNDGERLERLKQNFTRLGLKPYRIIHGDATHPGEWWDGRPFDRILADAPCSASGVVRRHPDIKWLRRESDLAQFAEIQRKTLDALWQTLVKGGKLLYVTCSIFAEENGLQVESFLNHHPDARLLPFSVPEIVEGQLLPDLHHDGFFYALLEKL
- the def gene encoding peptide deformylase gives rise to the protein MALLKILQYPDERLHTIAAPVPEVTDEIRVLVQDMAETMYAAPGVGLAATQVDVHKRVIVIDVSNTHDQLLVLINPEITTHEGESDYEEGCLSVPGIFGKVPRAAQITVEALNKDGERFTLDADGLLAVCIQHEMDHLLGRVFVEYWSRMKQSRIQAKFRKQRRKVM
- the fmt gene encoding methionyl-tRNA formyltransferase, which gives rise to MRIIFAGTPPFAAAALEALADAGHEIALVLTQPDRPAGRGMKNASSAVKLLAQKRGFGLLQPPSLRQPELHMQLEAVRADIMVVAAYGLILPFSVLNIPKLGCVNIHASLLPRWRGAAPIERAILAGDRETGITIMQMDRGLDTGPILLVRSITIAKDDTAGTLHEKLGQLGAACIVEALALLQQGKIIATPQNDLAATYASKLEKTEAEIDWRMDAENIDRAVRAFNPRPGMHSTVNGISMKVWQTSVDIAETDEKPGEIVAIRPDGIVVACGKHALILKIVQKSGGKKLRSAEFLLGHSLHPHDRFESGE
- the dprA gene encoding DNA-processing protein DprA, with translation MSSIPVQVISQRNIEPDIASWLALDLIDGLGDESMRCLLATFGSPAAILSASMTSLERVVKRKVADNIIGGADPQKLNASLKWLEDPQNSVITLADPDYPALLLHIPDPPPLLYVKGKRALLNAPMLAIVGSRNATPQGLSNAEAFAEAASNAGFSIASGMALGIDAAAHRGGLRGRASSIAVVGTGLDLVYPASHRKLAHELAERGALVSEFPLGTPPIGSNFPRRNRIISGLSRGCLVVEAALQSGSLITARQALEQGREVFAIPGSIHSPLSRGCHALIKQGAKLVESAGDILEEFGCPSGIPILVPEGGEAAREEFLLLKHLSHDIIDVDTLCLRSGLTVETVSAMLLTLELDGIIASLPGGRYQRLR